In Bryobacteraceae bacterium, the following proteins share a genomic window:
- a CDS encoding choice-of-anchor D domain-containing protein: MTIRTITPPATGARTLLGVAALLAIAIPAAAQTPQFRYTYRTAASVSLRDVAENGTIEFPGVALGDSTVVTLIAENRGPTPWTITKLAVAGAGFSLESARDQAVNPASSIPVTIKFTPAAAGRVSGRLTFDLTNQTTAVSVNLFLDASGIAPSWTTSYIVQPSGNQTLIEAGGALPFPGTAINATAQAQFLIQNRGTGEGTIRNVTVSGESFSLAGLPLLPARVAADQFFRFNINFNPRTAGSHSGQLTVDFRDGDQRVYRLTGEAVAAAFSYEWTTDGAGSAVTSGGTLTLPEVEPGTPQTVAVTVRNTGNSAGDVRTVSLSGTGYALAPLSLPQTLQPGATLRFTFTFTARDAAVAEAALRVDDATFRVLGRGLGARWTFAARLGQVSTPVAAGATYTFPNTVVGGRSAVVTIQIKNEGNRAGSISGLTAGPAIFRIQTLPALPVTLEPNQVLEIPIQYAPTAVGVASGTLQVDDVSIGLRGIGDTPPDLPVVTFTGVSDSAKALDQPAVGIQLEETYPYDITGTLTAGFTSDTFVDDPAIQFASGGRTVDFRIPANSKEAIFGLSAPNVQFQTGTVAGSISLTAAFQVGSVRLSADKPVVKTLAIAADAPVIRDVRIGSQSAASFEVLITGYSPARSVSQLSLQFAGAAGAQLQTTTLDVNVDGPFGSWYQSAASRTFGSQFTVAVTIAVNGELTAVQSVTVRASNARGQSNTVTANLR, encoded by the coding sequence ATGACAATCAGGACCATCACTCCTCCCGCTACCGGCGCGCGTACGCTTCTCGGCGTGGCGGCGCTGCTCGCGATCGCCATTCCCGCGGCGGCGCAAACGCCGCAGTTCCGCTACACCTACCGCACGGCGGCTTCGGTGAGCCTGCGCGACGTCGCGGAGAACGGAACCATCGAGTTCCCCGGCGTCGCCCTGGGCGACTCCACCGTCGTCACGCTGATCGCGGAAAATCGCGGTCCGACTCCTTGGACGATCACCAAGCTGGCCGTGGCCGGCGCCGGATTCTCGCTCGAATCGGCCCGCGACCAGGCGGTGAATCCCGCTTCGAGCATCCCGGTGACGATCAAGTTCACGCCGGCCGCGGCGGGCCGCGTTTCCGGACGCCTCACTTTCGATCTCACCAATCAGACCACGGCGGTTTCGGTGAACCTGTTCCTCGACGCGAGCGGCATCGCGCCATCGTGGACGACGAGCTACATCGTGCAGCCCTCCGGCAACCAGACGCTCATCGAAGCCGGCGGCGCGCTGCCGTTTCCCGGAACCGCGATCAACGCCACCGCGCAGGCGCAGTTCCTGATTCAGAACAGGGGCACGGGCGAGGGTACGATCCGCAACGTCACCGTCAGCGGCGAATCCTTCTCGCTGGCCGGCCTGCCGCTGCTGCCGGCGCGGGTTGCCGCCGATCAGTTTTTCCGCTTCAACATCAACTTCAATCCAAGGACGGCCGGTTCGCACAGCGGCCAGTTGACGGTCGATTTCCGCGATGGCGACCAGCGCGTCTACCGGTTGACGGGCGAGGCGGTGGCCGCCGCGTTCTCCTATGAATGGACCACCGATGGCGCGGGCTCAGCCGTGACGAGCGGTGGAACTCTTACGCTGCCCGAAGTCGAACCCGGCACGCCGCAAACCGTCGCCGTCACGGTGAGGAACACGGGCAACTCGGCCGGCGACGTCCGCACGGTGAGCCTCTCCGGCACGGGCTACGCGCTCGCGCCGTTGTCGCTGCCGCAGACTCTGCAGCCGGGCGCGACGCTACGGTTCACCTTCACCTTCACGGCCCGCGACGCCGCCGTTGCCGAAGCGGCGCTGCGGGTGGACGACGCCACTTTCCGCGTCCTCGGCCGCGGCCTTGGCGCGCGGTGGACGTTCGCGGCCCGGCTCGGCCAGGTTTCGACCCCCGTCGCGGCCGGCGCCACCTACACCTTCCCGAACACGGTGGTGGGCGGACGCAGCGCCGTGGTCACCATCCAGATCAAGAACGAAGGCAACCGCGCCGGATCCATCTCCGGCCTGACCGCGGGTCCGGCGATATTCCGCATCCAGACGCTGCCGGCCCTGCCGGTGACGCTCGAGCCCAACCAGGTTCTCGAGATTCCGATCCAGTACGCGCCGACCGCGGTGGGCGTGGCAAGCGGGACGCTCCAGGTGGACGACGTCTCGATCGGCCTGCGCGGCATCGGCGACACGCCGCCCGATCTGCCGGTGGTGACCTTCACCGGCGTCAGCGACTCGGCCAAGGCGCTCGACCAGCCGGCCGTTGGAATCCAACTCGAGGAGACTTACCCCTACGACATCACCGGAACGTTGACGGCCGGCTTCACTTCCGACACCTTCGTCGATGACCCGGCCATTCAGTTCGCGAGCGGCGGCCGCACGGTGGACTTCCGGATCCCGGCGAACTCGAAAGAAGCCATCTTCGGGCTGAGCGCCCCGAACGTGCAGTTCCAGACCGGCACCGTCGCCGGCAGCATCAGCCTCACGGCGGCGTTCCAGGTAGGTTCGGTCCGCCTGTCGGCGGACAAGCCGGTGGTGAAAACGCTCGCCATCGCGGCCGACGCGCCGGTGATCCGAGACGTCCGCATCGGCAGTCAATCGGCGGCGAGCTTCGAAGTGCTGATCACCGGATATTCGCCGGCGCGCTCGGTGTCGCAACTGAGCCTGCAGTTCGCCGGCGCGGCCGGTGCGCAACTCCAGACGACCACGCTCGATGTGAATGTCGACGGGCCGTTCGGGTCGTGGTATCAGAGCGCGGCCTCGCGTACGTTCGGCAGCCAGTTCACCGTGGCGGTGACGATTGCCGTGAACGGCGAGCTGACCGCGGTGCAATCGGTGACGGTCCGGGCGTCGAACGCGCGTGGGCAGTCGAACACAGTGACGGCCAACCTGCGATGA
- a CDS encoding aryl-sulfate sulfotransferase encodes MHRIEEVKRALLLAAAGLSAYAQTTLSLSSSVPSPAPLGTLITWTAAAPEPAFYRFRVSEEGQPPRTVVDFGPNRAFDWAPYDREGHYVIEVAALNRITGEITTAEAPFEVLSNVTAGVAVIRPTSHPLVFLYSAPPCSSAAVTYVTFTGPGGQSAKTPEKPCDEAHSVNFLLAGLHAETTYAASHTLTDGDRSIEGEPLTFTSGEIPDNLSVHTAAGASGSPAQGIMLAGSLNNRFIATDLDGAPIWYYPGEMQFLTHPEPGGYFFGVHQVRGAGESSQILRMWDLTGVTVLETNAARVNDQLEAMGKTRVGAFHHDARFLSDGKIIILASVERLLDDVQGAGAVDVVGDALVVLDPDLNVVWYWDSFDHLDVKRLATLGEPCNPAACPPLFLAAEANDWTHGNAVAETPDGNLILSLRHQDWVIKIDYAGGAGSGTVLWRLGPGGDFRIEGGSEDDWFSHQHDPEFEADGALTIFDNGNLRRDRDPVALSRGQAWELDETNHTAKLVFNSTLGVYSAAVGSAQLLENGNYFFDCGFLSDGSAISVELNPQGVPTHSLRSTAPEYRTFRMRDMYTP; translated from the coding sequence TTGCACCGTATCGAAGAAGTGAAACGCGCCCTCCTCCTCGCCGCCGCCGGTCTGTCCGCCTACGCCCAAACCACGCTGTCGCTGAGCTCCTCGGTTCCTTCTCCAGCGCCGCTCGGAACGTTGATCACCTGGACCGCCGCCGCCCCTGAGCCCGCCTTCTACCGTTTTCGCGTCAGCGAAGAAGGCCAGCCGCCCAGGACCGTCGTCGACTTCGGACCGAATCGCGCCTTCGACTGGGCGCCCTACGATCGCGAAGGACACTACGTCATCGAAGTCGCCGCGCTGAACAGGATCACCGGCGAGATCACGACGGCCGAAGCGCCGTTCGAGGTGCTCTCCAACGTCACCGCCGGCGTGGCCGTCATCCGCCCCACTTCGCATCCGCTTGTCTTCCTCTACAGCGCCCCGCCATGCTCATCGGCGGCCGTCACCTACGTAACTTTTACCGGCCCCGGCGGACAGTCGGCAAAAACTCCGGAAAAGCCGTGTGACGAGGCGCACAGCGTGAACTTTCTCCTCGCCGGCCTCCATGCCGAAACCACCTATGCCGCCAGCCACACTCTGACCGACGGCGACCGCTCGATCGAGGGCGAGCCGCTCACTTTCACCTCCGGCGAGATCCCCGACAACCTCTCCGTGCACACCGCGGCCGGCGCAAGCGGCTCCCCGGCGCAGGGCATCATGCTCGCCGGCTCCCTGAACAACCGCTTCATCGCCACCGATCTCGACGGCGCTCCGATCTGGTATTACCCCGGCGAGATGCAATTCCTCACGCACCCGGAGCCCGGCGGCTACTTCTTCGGCGTTCATCAGGTGCGCGGCGCCGGCGAGTCCAGCCAGATTCTGCGCATGTGGGACCTTACCGGCGTGACCGTCCTCGAAACCAATGCCGCCCGCGTGAATGACCAGCTCGAGGCAATGGGCAAGACCCGCGTCGGCGCGTTTCATCACGACGCGCGTTTCCTCTCCGACGGCAAGATCATCATCCTCGCCTCGGTGGAGCGCCTGCTCGACGACGTGCAAGGCGCCGGTGCGGTGGATGTCGTCGGCGACGCCCTGGTCGTGCTCGACCCGGATCTCAACGTGGTCTGGTATTGGGACAGCTTCGACCATCTCGACGTAAAGCGCCTGGCCACGCTCGGCGAGCCGTGCAACCCGGCGGCCTGCCCCCCTCTGTTTCTCGCGGCCGAAGCCAACGACTGGACTCACGGCAACGCCGTGGCCGAGACGCCCGACGGTAATCTGATTCTCTCCCTGCGCCACCAGGACTGGGTGATCAAGATCGACTACGCCGGCGGCGCCGGAAGCGGAACGGTATTGTGGCGGCTCGGCCCCGGCGGCGACTTCCGCATCGAAGGCGGATCCGAGGACGATTGGTTTTCGCACCAGCACGATCCCGAGTTCGAGGCCGACGGCGCCCTCACGATCTTCGACAACGGCAATCTGCGCCGCGACAGGGACCCGGTCGCGCTGAGCCGCGGCCAGGCGTGGGAACTCGACGAAACCAACCATACCGCAAAGTTAGTATTCAATTCTACGCTGGGAGTTTACTCGGCTGCCGTCGGATCGGCTCAATTACTCGAAAACGGCAACTACTTTTTCGATTGCGGATTCCTCAGCGACGGCTCCGCGATCTCTGTCGAGCTCAACCCCCAAGGCGTTCCAACCCACTCCCTCCGAAGTACCGCGCCGGAGTACCGTACATTTCGTATGCGAGACATGTATACTCCATAG
- a CDS encoding sulfatase, whose amino-acid sequence MIAAMSAGRAKAAPSPPNVVLIYADDLGYGDLASYGARIQTPQLDRLASDGIRLTDFHSASPVCSPSRAALLTGRYPVRAKVPRVLGPGDEGGLASTEVTLGRMLADSGYATACVGKWHLGMQPGSRPSDHGFETFFGLPYSHDMWPRPLMLGDEVVEQPAALDTLTEKFTAAAVDFIGRAKDRPFFLYLPHTAPHIPLTPSREFDGRSGQGPYGDVVRELDASVGRVLDALDAAGVAGNTIVMFSSDNGPWYQGSPGRLRGRKGQTWEGGVRVPFLARWPGRIPAGTVSNGFTTTLDILPTIARWTGSSLPPKPIDGADVAPILTGEAESVQRDVFLYFNDIFLQCARLGDWKLHVSRFDIPAFVPLKKGATRANLHLPKPELYNVVEDPEESYDRASRNRDIVAKIQSAIEAAIPTFDAGVIDAWQETMRRKVRDTPAAAPPEEAEP is encoded by the coding sequence GTGATCGCCGCCATGTCGGCCGGCCGCGCGAAAGCCGCCCCCAGCCCTCCGAATGTCGTGCTCATCTACGCGGACGACCTGGGCTACGGTGACCTCGCCTCCTACGGCGCACGCATTCAAACACCGCAACTCGACCGGCTTGCCTCCGATGGCATCCGCCTGACCGACTTCCACTCCGCCAGTCCGGTCTGCTCGCCTTCGCGGGCGGCGCTGCTCACCGGGCGCTACCCGGTTCGCGCGAAGGTCCCCCGCGTCCTCGGCCCGGGCGACGAGGGCGGGCTCGCTTCCACCGAAGTGACGCTCGGCCGGATGCTCGCCGATTCCGGCTACGCCACCGCATGCGTCGGGAAGTGGCATCTCGGCATGCAGCCGGGGTCGCGCCCCTCTGATCACGGCTTCGAGACGTTCTTCGGGCTCCCCTACAGCCACGATATGTGGCCCCGGCCGCTGATGCTCGGCGACGAGGTGGTGGAGCAGCCGGCGGCGCTCGACACGTTGACCGAAAAATTCACCGCCGCCGCCGTCGACTTCATCGGCCGCGCCAAGGACCGCCCGTTCTTCCTCTACCTGCCGCACACCGCCCCGCATATTCCGCTGACGCCGTCGCGCGAGTTCGACGGGCGATCCGGCCAGGGACCCTACGGAGATGTCGTGCGGGAGCTCGACGCCAGTGTCGGCCGGGTGCTCGATGCGCTCGATGCGGCGGGTGTGGCCGGCAACACCATCGTGATGTTCTCGAGCGACAACGGACCGTGGTACCAGGGCAGCCCGGGACGTTTGCGCGGGCGGAAGGGGCAGACGTGGGAGGGCGGCGTCCGCGTGCCGTTCCTGGCGCGCTGGCCGGGCCGCATCCCGGCCGGGACGGTGAGCAACGGTTTCACGACTACCCTCGATATTCTGCCGACGATCGCCCGCTGGACCGGCTCATCGCTTCCCCCCAAGCCGATCGACGGCGCCGATGTCGCGCCGATCCTGACCGGCGAAGCCGAAAGCGTGCAGCGCGACGTGTTTCTCTATTTCAACGACATCTTTCTCCAATGCGCGCGGCTCGGTGACTGGAAGCTGCACGTGTCCCGATTCGACATCCCGGCGTTCGTGCCGCTCAAGAAAGGGGCGACGCGGGCAAACCTTCATTTGCCGAAGCCGGAGCTGTACAACGTCGTCGAAGATCCCGAAGAGTCGTACGATCGGGCGAGCCGCAACCGGGATATCGTGGCGAAGATTCAGTCGGCGATCGAAGCGGCGATTCCGACGTTCGACGCCGGAGTGATCGACGCGTGGCAGGAGACGATGCGGAGAAAGGTGCGCGATACACCGGCGGCGGCGCCGCCGGAAGAGGCCGAACCCTAG
- a CDS encoding PAS domain S-box protein: MQTEAPNQNSGAFRSTEWAKAAQAAQIGFARLDERGDFVECTPALAAAFGVEPEQLRGREWRSAIHHSDHWRVEQALAEARAGRSGFCDVRSAAGPPSHAALTIVCAGPGGPECDGYLCCSAPVTSAKERGDVLALAVDNAPNGLLILDNKGRIVTANPAVGRLFGYGPEELAGKTVEVLLPEGLREAHGGYRETFHADPTVRAMAGRDLAGRRRDGAEIPLQVYLNVIDLSSGRLILCTIIDIAERVSYQNELQSAMRAAEAANRAKSDFLARMSHEIRTPMNLIMGMGALLLESQLTETQRRHLEICDRNVRRLLRLINGILDLSKVEAGRLFLDAVPFDLSEVLRESAATISPTAERKGLELRVRADPSLWRYWVGDAERLQQVILNLLGNSVKFTETGSIEVNAGPAFGPGGRSGIRIEVADTGCGVPDGKAETIFEAFQQVDGAIDRRFEGTGLGLAIARSLARMMGGDLWLSPKRGPGCLFVMTAFPRRCEAADLPSPASAAAKAASVPEGTRILLVEDNPENVFLVEAFLNGLSVALDFASDGAEGLRKRKANPYDLILMDIQMPVMDGYTATREIRAWEGAQGVQPIPIIALTAHALSHAVAESREAGCDDHVSKPVDRETLVAAIARHIRRGRTTAEGPEKRAPEPLDLAIRNRQPAFLGRRRADLATIRQAAGSGDMATIVRIGHDSKGIGNAYGFPSITRAGAVLEAAAKLGEPGALSAAIDQFAAAVEDAGRGSEPAA, from the coding sequence GTGCAAACCGAGGCCCCCAACCAGAATTCCGGCGCATTTCGCTCGACCGAATGGGCCAAGGCTGCCCAGGCGGCGCAGATCGGGTTCGCGCGGCTCGACGAGCGCGGAGACTTCGTGGAATGTACACCGGCCCTGGCGGCCGCTTTCGGCGTGGAACCGGAGCAACTGCGGGGACGGGAATGGCGGTCCGCGATCCACCATTCCGATCATTGGCGGGTGGAGCAGGCGTTGGCGGAGGCCCGCGCCGGACGTTCCGGATTCTGCGACGTACGCTCGGCGGCGGGTCCACCGAGTCACGCCGCGCTGACGATTGTTTGCGCGGGTCCGGGCGGGCCGGAATGCGACGGGTACCTTTGTTGCAGCGCCCCGGTGACGAGCGCCAAGGAGCGCGGAGACGTGCTCGCCCTGGCCGTGGATAACGCGCCCAACGGTCTCCTGATTCTCGACAACAAGGGCCGGATCGTCACCGCCAACCCGGCCGTCGGGCGGTTGTTCGGCTACGGCCCCGAGGAACTCGCCGGAAAGACGGTGGAGGTCCTGCTGCCGGAAGGCCTGCGGGAAGCGCACGGAGGGTATCGCGAAACCTTCCACGCCGATCCGACGGTGCGGGCGATGGCCGGCCGCGACCTGGCCGGGCGCCGGCGGGACGGCGCCGAGATCCCGCTCCAGGTCTACCTGAACGTGATCGACCTCAGCTCGGGGCGGCTCATCCTCTGCACGATCATCGACATCGCCGAGCGCGTCAGCTATCAGAACGAACTGCAGTCGGCGATGCGCGCGGCGGAGGCGGCCAATCGCGCGAAGAGCGATTTCCTCGCCCGCATGAGCCACGAGATCCGCACGCCGATGAACCTGATCATGGGCATGGGCGCGCTGCTGCTCGAGAGCCAGCTCACTGAAACCCAGCGCCGCCACCTGGAGATCTGCGACCGCAACGTCCGGCGCCTGCTGCGGCTGATCAACGGGATTCTCGACCTTTCGAAAGTCGAGGCGGGCCGGCTTTTCCTCGATGCCGTGCCGTTCGATCTCTCCGAGGTCCTGCGCGAGTCGGCGGCGACGATCTCGCCGACGGCCGAACGGAAGGGCCTGGAGCTGCGGGTGCGCGCCGATCCGAGTTTGTGGCGCTATTGGGTTGGGGATGCGGAGCGGCTTCAGCAGGTGATCCTGAATCTGCTCGGCAACTCGGTGAAGTTCACCGAGACTGGCTCGATCGAGGTGAACGCCGGGCCGGCGTTTGGTCCGGGCGGCCGATCCGGGATCCGCATCGAGGTGGCCGATACCGGGTGCGGCGTCCCCGATGGAAAGGCGGAAACCATTTTCGAAGCCTTCCAGCAGGTGGACGGCGCCATCGACCGGCGTTTCGAGGGGACCGGCCTTGGGCTCGCGATCGCCCGCTCGCTCGCGCGGATGATGGGCGGCGACCTGTGGCTGTCGCCGAAGCGCGGGCCCGGGTGCCTCTTCGTCATGACCGCCTTCCCAAGGCGCTGCGAAGCGGCCGATCTGCCCTCGCCCGCCTCGGCGGCGGCGAAGGCCGCGTCGGTGCCGGAAGGCACGCGGATCCTGCTGGTCGAAGACAATCCCGAGAACGTCTTTCTCGTCGAAGCCTTTCTCAACGGGCTTTCCGTCGCCCTCGACTTCGCCTCCGACGGCGCCGAGGGCCTGCGCAAGCGCAAGGCCAATCCCTACGATCTGATCCTGATGGATATCCAGATGCCGGTGATGGACGGCTACACGGCCACCCGCGAGATCCGCGCCTGGGAAGGCGCGCAAGGAGTCCAGCCGATCCCGATCATTGCGCTGACCGCTCACGCCCTCTCCCACGCGGTGGCCGAAAGCCGCGAGGCCGGCTGCGACGACCACGTTTCCAAACCCGTGGATCGCGAAACGCTCGTGGCGGCGATCGCCCGTCACATCCGCCGTGGCCGCACAACGGCGGAAGGTCCGGAAAAGCGGGCTCCGGAACCGCTCGACCTGGCGATTCGAAACCGCCAGCCGGCCTTCCTCGGGCGCCGGCGCGCCGACCTCGCGACCATTCGGCAGGCGGCCGGTTCCGGGGACATGGCGACGATTGTCCGCATCGGCCACGACTCGAAGGGGATCGGCAACGCCTATGGGTTTCCGAGCATCACGCGGGCCGGGGCGGTGCTTGAAGCGGCAGCGAAGCTCGGCGAGCCCGGAGCGTTGTCGGCGGCGATCGATCAGTTCGCCGCGGCGGTGGAGGATGCCGGGCGGGGGAGCGAGCCCGCGGCCTGA
- a CDS encoding response regulator: MLETTVSSIPREIDFPLQTRWPLDRPIHVLLIEDNPEQAEWTAMALNDGAAGERFDVEWVSSLLAGMSRLRDRGCDVVLLDLGLPELDGHGSHTAIRIADSKVPVVILTSDQDPGTRRLIMEGGACEYLLKPETDAGALRLAVTRAMGSRPERPS; this comes from the coding sequence ATGCTCGAGACAACGGTTTCTTCCATTCCGCGGGAAATCGACTTTCCGCTTCAGACCCGCTGGCCTTTGGACCGGCCGATTCATGTCCTCTTGATCGAGGACAATCCGGAACAGGCGGAGTGGACCGCCATGGCCCTGAACGATGGCGCCGCGGGGGAACGCTTCGATGTCGAATGGGTGTCGAGTCTGCTCGCCGGGATGTCGCGATTGCGGGATCGCGGCTGCGACGTGGTGCTGCTCGACCTCGGCCTCCCCGAACTAGACGGCCACGGCAGCCATACCGCGATTCGGATCGCGGACTCGAAGGTCCCCGTCGTGATCCTGACGAGCGACCAGGACCCCGGAACGCGCCGCCTGATCATGGAGGGTGGAGCCTGCGAATACCTCCTCAAGCCGGAAACGGACGCCGGTGCGCTTCGCCTCGCGGTGACGCGCGCGATGGGCAGCCGTCCCGAACGCCCGTCCTAG
- a CDS encoding beta-propeller fold lactonase family protein encodes MTDRKQFLGVLGAGLFAACSTPRNEEKKAEAPKPRGDHRIYVTNEASGDLTVIDSASLEAIKTLPLGKRPRGIRASPDGKLIYVALSGSPFAPPGVDESTLPPPDRGADGVGVVDAAKLEVVKIIRAGQDPESFDLSRDGRYLYVSNEDDAKVSVVDLSSDSVAASVAVGGEPEGVTLTPDGKFVYVTSEEEGTITAIDTAANKGVKTFRVGRRPRAVVFLPDGSRGFVSLENNAAVAVVDARKHALVTLIDLGDKDVKPMGLALTKDGGRLFVSTGRFHKVFEIDTAANKPVASWEAGERPWGIGLSPDEKTLYTANGPAGDVSVIDVATRTVRARVKAADRPWGILVLPAPPAG; translated from the coding sequence ATGACCGATCGGAAGCAGTTCCTGGGCGTGCTCGGCGCGGGCTTGTTCGCCGCATGCTCCACGCCGCGCAACGAAGAGAAGAAAGCCGAAGCCCCGAAGCCGCGCGGCGATCATCGCATCTATGTGACCAACGAGGCGTCCGGCGATCTCACGGTGATCGATTCGGCTTCGCTCGAGGCGATCAAGACGCTGCCGCTCGGGAAGCGTCCGCGCGGGATCCGGGCGTCGCCGGACGGGAAGCTGATCTACGTGGCGCTGAGCGGATCGCCGTTCGCGCCGCCGGGGGTGGACGAGAGCACGCTGCCGCCGCCGGACCGGGGCGCCGATGGGGTCGGCGTGGTGGATGCGGCGAAGCTCGAAGTGGTGAAGATCATCCGCGCCGGGCAGGATCCGGAATCGTTCGATCTGTCGCGGGACGGCCGGTATCTTTACGTTTCGAACGAAGACGACGCAAAGGTGAGCGTGGTCGATCTGTCGAGCGATTCGGTGGCAGCGTCGGTGGCGGTGGGCGGCGAGCCGGAAGGGGTGACGCTGACGCCGGACGGGAAGTTCGTCTACGTGACGTCGGAAGAAGAGGGGACGATCACGGCGATCGACACGGCGGCGAACAAGGGCGTGAAGACGTTCCGGGTGGGCAGGCGTCCGCGGGCGGTGGTGTTTCTGCCCGACGGCTCGCGCGGGTTCGTATCGCTCGAGAACAACGCCGCGGTGGCGGTGGTGGACGCGCGCAAGCACGCGCTCGTCACGTTGATCGATCTGGGCGACAAGGATGTGAAGCCGATGGGGCTAGCGCTGACCAAGGACGGCGGGCGGCTTTTCGTGAGCACGGGGCGGTTCCACAAGGTGTTCGAGATCGACACGGCGGCGAACAAGCCGGTGGCGAGTTGGGAAGCGGGGGAGCGTCCGTGGGGAATCGGCCTGTCGCCGGACGAGAAGACGTTGTACACGGCTAACGGACCGGCGGGCGACGTCTCGGTGATCGACGTCGCGACGCGGACGGTCCGGGCGCGCGTGAAGGCGGCGGATCGTCCGTGGGGCATTCTGGTTCTGCCGGCGCCGCCGGCCGGCTAG
- a CDS encoding acido-empty-quinoprotein group A yields MNRLLLFLVPAAASILSAQADLAKPPTTSWPTYNGDYSGRRYSPLTGINTGNVHQLSLGWVHRTQTGGGGFGTRVSATPVQLNGVLYFAVPDHVWAVDARTGRQIWHFAWESKGGIHIGNRGVGISGNFLYFETPDCHLVSLNIKDGKERWRQSICDLDQFYFATMAPLIIGNHVITGVSGDDLDRPGYIESHDPETGALQWRTYTVPMKQGDPGLSSWPSLEMAQHGGGMTWITPTYDPELNLIFFGTGNPQPVIAAKGRPGDNLYAESIVAVNPDTGRFAWGYSVSPHDTHDWDGVETPVLIDGEINGRKRKLVAQASRNGYFFVLDRATGKNVVTSEFVKPNWAKDVDAEGHPRSNPAKEPQVDGALVSPNQGGGTNWYPPAFNPDTGLFYVNASHAYSIYYIYDDSEKPEGWGGNDRGGYQHALLQAIDYKTGKIKWSRKFESGGTRGGLLTTAGRLVFGGDPAGNFVAFDAASGDPLWHANLGNNVTNGPITYEMDGRQWVVVAAGDTLYGFVMNSK; encoded by the coding sequence ATGAACCGCCTCCTGTTGTTCCTGGTTCCGGCCGCCGCCTCGATCCTCTCGGCGCAAGCCGATCTGGCGAAGCCTCCGACGACGTCGTGGCCCACCTACAACGGCGATTACTCCGGCCGGCGGTATTCGCCGCTCACGGGGATCAATACCGGGAACGTCCATCAACTGAGCCTCGGCTGGGTGCACCGCACGCAAACCGGCGGCGGCGGTTTCGGCACGCGCGTTTCCGCCACCCCGGTGCAGTTGAACGGCGTGCTCTACTTCGCCGTGCCGGATCATGTCTGGGCTGTCGACGCCCGCACGGGCCGCCAGATCTGGCACTTCGCATGGGAGTCGAAGGGCGGGATTCATATCGGCAACCGGGGGGTCGGCATCTCGGGCAACTTTCTCTATTTCGAGACGCCGGACTGCCACCTGGTGTCGCTCAACATCAAGGACGGCAAGGAGCGGTGGCGGCAGTCGATTTGCGACCTGGACCAGTTCTACTTCGCCACGATGGCGCCGCTGATCATCGGGAATCATGTGATTACAGGCGTCAGCGGCGACGATCTCGACCGGCCCGGCTATATCGAGTCCCACGATCCGGAAACCGGCGCGCTGCAGTGGCGCACCTACACCGTGCCGATGAAGCAAGGCGACCCGGGCCTATCGTCCTGGCCGAGCCTCGAGATGGCGCAGCACGGCGGCGGCATGACCTGGATCACGCCGACCTACGATCCGGAACTGAACCTCATCTTTTTCGGGACGGGCAACCCGCAGCCGGTGATCGCGGCGAAAGGCCGGCCGGGCGACAACCTGTACGCCGAGTCGATCGTCGCGGTGAACCCGGATACCGGCAGGTTCGCCTGGGGCTATTCGGTGTCGCCGCACGACACGCACGATTGGGACGGGGTGGAAACGCCGGTGCTGATCGACGGAGAGATCAACGGCCGGAAGCGGAAGCTGGTGGCGCAGGCGAGCCGCAACGGCTACTTCTTCGTGCTGGACCGGGCGACCGGGAAGAACGTCGTGACCAGCGAATTCGTGAAGCCGAACTGGGCCAAGGACGTCGACGCGGAGGGCCATCCGCGATCGAATCCGGCCAAGGAGCCGCAGGTGGACGGCGCCCTCGTGTCGCCGAACCAGGGCGGCGGCACCAACTGGTATCCGCCGGCGTTCAATCCCGATACCGGCCTGTTCTATGTGAACGCGTCCCACGCCTACAGCATCTATTACATCTACGACGACAGCGAGAAGCCGGAGGGCTGGGGTGGAAACGATCGCGGCGGGTATCAGCACGCGCTTCTCCAGGCGATCGACTACAAGACCGGCAAGATCAAATGGAGCCGCAAGTTCGAGAGCGGCGGCACCCGCGGCGGTTTGCTGACCACGGCCGGAAGGCTCGTCTTCGGCGGCGACCCGGCTGGCAACTTCGTCGCCTTCGACGCCGCATCGGGCGACCCGCTGTGGCACGCCAATCTCGGCAACAACGTCACCAACGGTCCGATTACCTACGAGATGGACGGCCGGCAGTGGGTGGTGGTGGCCGCCGGCGACACGCTCTACGGCTTTGTGATGAATTCGAAATAG